ATACACCAAAAACCGTGTAATATTAAAAAGATTTTACAAGAGACCCTGCCCCACATGTACCCCCATGGTACACCTGGCCCTATTTATGGCGGTGTTATTCCAGTATATACAAATAAAAGAGCGTGGGTGGCGCCAGGGTATTTTCAATGTGGTGACACTGCGGAAATGGTAAACGCCCTCACAAAATCAGGCATCTTTGAGGCTATGATTACCGGTGCTATCGCAGGAAAGTATGCCCTCTTATATGCAACTGCTCCCTCAAACAAAAAACGACGTCGCAGTGGTGCTCTGTTTCAGAAACATATTCTACGACGCCATGGCCGAAGAATGCAAAAAGGGTATAAAGCACGGCTCGGCCTCTACGGAATCAGTGATGCTGATATGAATAACGCCATAAGTATTCTTCAAGACAGGAAAAACGAAAGCATTTCCATGAAAGATATTATCAAAACCGTTGTTTCTACCCATCCAAGGGTATATCTCTCCTTACGCCATTTTCTCTAATCATCGCTGCCTGTTTTGTTAGAACTGTCTACAAAGTCTGTTTATTTTCTCTCCTGCTGCGGATAATCATTATATTATATATGGATTATAACCTGTGGAGGTTCTATGGGAAAAGAAGCATCAAAGGCAAAATGCATTGCCCTGCTTACCAGTGGTGGAGATTGCCCCGGACTTAATGCCGTTATACGCGGCGTAGCAAAGCCAGCTCTACATAAATACGGTATGAAGGTTCTGGGAATACAAAACGGTTTTCGGGGGCTTGTAGAAAACAAATTCATTACCCTTACCGACGCACAGGTTAGTGGGATTCTTACAAAGGGCGGAACAATTCTCGGTACCAGTCGCGACAAACCCAAAAAGATGAAAATGGGAGAACAATTCCTTGACATGACACGTGTTGCAGGAGAAAATCTCCAACGTATGCAAGTTGATTGCGTCGTGTGCCTTGGAGGAGGCGGGACGCAAAAAAATGCTCTCCACTTATGGAAGAAGACCGGTATTCCGGTGATAACAATTCCTAAAACAATTGATAACGATGTCTATCATACTGATATCACCTTTGGCTTTGATACGGCCATGACCACAGCCACCGAGGCTCTTGATCGTCTCCATACAACTGCCACAAGTCATCAACGCATCATGGTCTGTGAAATCATGGGTCATAACGCCGGTTGGCTTACCCTAGGTGCAGGCATTGCCGGTGGCGCCGATGTAATTTTAATACCTGAGATACCCTATAGCTATGAATGCATAGCTGAAAGTCTAAAGGAACGCCGGCGCATGGGAAAAAACTTTTCCATTGTCGCCTTGGCAGAAGGAGCCATGGCGCAAGATGAAGTTGACTGGGAAAAAACAGAGAAAAAAGGTGTCTTTGTTGGCAAAGATAGCCTTGACATTCCTTTGATAAACCGTGTGGCACAAAACCTCACAGAGCTTACAAATATTGAGAGTCGTGTAACAACATTGGGCCATATCCTGCGCGGAGGCACTCCATCTGCAACAGATCGCCTCTTGTCAACCCAAATGGGAGTTACAGCAGCCCGCCTCTGTGCGGAAGGACAGTATAATGTT
The sequence above is a segment of the Chitinivibrio alkaliphilus ACht1 genome. Coding sequences within it:
- a CDS encoding 6-phosphofructokinase → MGKEASKAKCIALLTSGGDCPGLNAVIRGVAKPALHKYGMKVLGIQNGFRGLVENKFITLTDAQVSGILTKGGTILGTSRDKPKKMKMGEQFLDMTRVAGENLQRMQVDCVVCLGGGGTQKNALHLWKKTGIPVITIPKTIDNDVYHTDITFGFDTAMTTATEALDRLHTTATSHQRIMVCEIMGHNAGWLTLGAGIAGGADVILIPEIPYSYECIAESLKERRRMGKNFSIVALAEGAMAQDEVDWEKTEKKGVFVGKDSLDIPLINRVAQNLTELTNIESRVTTLGHILRGGTPSATDRLLSTQMGVTAARLCAEGQYNVMVAYKNSHCTPVPLTEVAGKKKVVPQTHPWITAARMTGTCLGD